In Planococcus citri chromosome 4, ihPlaCitr1.1, whole genome shotgun sequence, the genomic window agtcacaaaagttgaataaaagtccaagacaaattcacatttaggacatttattcttatacttaagggataaaacaaagacaaataaaaaggatCGCAAACCCTGGGGAATTTGGGAATTACTTAAGATTAGgagcaacaaaaaggaaaataaatattaaaaaaagaaaaaagaaagaagacgAAGTTAACCCTCCGTCTGGACTTGAAACTAAAATGCGCGAAGTTAACCATCcgccattttcaaacaaaaaggaaaacaaaGAAAGACAATAAGACAATGTGAGCTAAGGTCTTGAACTTAAATCCAAAGACGGATAATGTGAACCAAAACCACTTGTTCTTAAAAACCTATCTCTGTGCATTTCAAAGAGTGATCCAAGACAGCTGAAGATTCACTAATTGACCCATAGGGACTTCACTTAAGAAACAATGTCATCGCAGATGATTGCAAAGTCCGAGGCTGCAGATGCCAAAATTCATCTAAGTCCAATAAATCACAAACTGAAGGAAGCTAAAGCTGGAAACAGTAGGAACCacagttggaaatattgaaacTAAAGATGGATTTATTGGTCTCTTCTGGCAAATGGGCTCCAGTGTCCAGCCCATTCACAGAGATGCAAGTAAAGTTGGATCTATACTTGGCGGCGTTGAAGTCTGCAGTCCTGCCTATTTTGTCTCGGATCAGAGCTTTTATAACTGCGCTTTTTACAAAAACCAGGCGGGAAACGTGTGTAGTCAGTGGCGCACGCGCTCAACGCTTCTAGCGGCGCTATCTTTTGCGGCTGGGGCTAGAATTACGTCATGTTCAACTATACTCGGCGATTTTCGTGTTAAACTTGCTTTCTATTGGTTGTTATCTCAAGAGTGGTGGATAGCTTGGCGCCACCACCTAAAAAACGATGATGTATTCGAGTATAATCAGATAAGGGTAAGGTAGCTCAATATGGACCACCAGCCAATTTCGTTGGCTATGAGCACTACCTCGTGGGAACAAGCTTTATCTagtgtatttttcacagaaaaacacaatgagaccaaaatcaaaCCCCTAAAGTCAAAATTCGCGAACTGAgagggaaaaaacgaaattgatagggtcaaaattttttttacgtttcacGAAAATctggattcttgaaaaatttttcgggGAAACGTTatgatgtgatttatttttaatacagaaaagTGCTACAGTTTTTTGAATCGATCGAGACATTCTAGTAATTATTCAAGGTACTTAtagttatgatttttcaaagttcaaagttataggGTGGCCTAATATGGACTACCTGTAGATTTGCTATagatttgacaatttcaagttaaAGTAGTCCATATTAGGTacccaaaatttacttttcaaattttgactcttttcaggaaaaaaattattttgagccaCTTGGAATTTACTCTTATTGACTTAATTAAACATATTCTAATGGAATTTCAGCAattgaacgtattttttttcagaaaacaatatttttgacccacttaaaatttctgaaaacttttatgTATTTGGTATATGGTAGTAGAcagatgtaggtacattttaagctatcaacgaaattttcagctcaattacAGCGGTCACagtattcaaaaacaaaaatgtggtccatattgggcgcccttacccttatattcgataatttcttgattataattggacttaagcgccaccaccactgagtaggatgttaaaattgtcacggcttggtcactgacgtcataattggtcactgaaatgatcgaaaatctgtcgcttagggggtagaaaaatattctgctgctttagcgaatgagaatttttctcccAGCTAGGAGGCAGggaaattttctcccattactGGTGAACGAATTTTTCGTGTGTAAATTTCTCCCAGTATGAGTgacggataaaaatatttttctctcacTACAATCggattcaaacagatattttacgctgaaaaagtttttgaaaataattctcagtgattcctaaaattatttttttattcacaactttggaaaCCCCCGGGAgaccaaaaaatggtcattttgggttaactaaccacggattcgtatttgggacattcattacaacattttaagagtggttgagtcgaaaactagctggtgccaaaaaatggccttatcgcaactcctcctttgcCCCTTTGGTACCtatctttttgtttttgagcCTTCACTTTGTTTAGTTTGtttgagctttcaaattttaattattgattTATGGTTTTGAATCTTATATTTACACTGTTCAAAATCCAGCAAACGAATTTGTTTCAAGTTCAACAAGTCTTAAGATATCTAGgcgatcaaattttgatatagTCTCTCAAGAAATCGCAAATGCGTGAAAATTTCTAagctcaccccccccccctatcaaACAATTTTGTAATATCGAAGACcccatttcatttttaaattgagttgATGTGGGATAGTTCAAGTTGGGTTTAGGTAATCATAACTTTCCACTCTTACCTCTGACTCTACTTACCAtctccagaaaaaaaatcgatagacTTATCGTTTTAAAATTATGCCCAGGTACttctaaaaccccaaaaaacATGACTCTTTTCATTGCGTGGGAAAATATgacaacttgaattttcttcacgtgttgcattacctacctattgctaTTACATATAAgtacttataaaaataaagctaaaaaaatcGTTATGCAATACTTTTACATTCGCTCGTTAGGTAATGATAAACTgttatttttattgcttttttgatTTCCCACCACCCACCATAATACGCCTGGTCCTGCttctaggtatttttatttttttctctcttgaacAACTTACaccgaaaattttgttttaacgACATAAGGAAATAATCGTTGAGCAGTATTTcctcttttttacaaaatctagtTATTAGCATGTTATTAGTTACGATCCAGTGTACTGAATTACCTTgacgttgcattttttttaattatttttttttttcgacgaaaatcCATGCAGTAACGTTGTACGTGTTTTCGAAGATTCACACTATATTCGCTACGTAGGATCTAAGAATATGTATGTTCgaaaattgtgacttttttatcgcctaaaaaaattcattcgtgcTACTTTTGACTTTGGGTCAAGCCACCAAATGTATAATTAATCTTTGATggtaagtacctagacctacctacctgtataaTATCTATCATCTATTCGCTAtctatttcatttgaaattgacGTCAATAATacagtatacgagtatttgtaatattttaaaataactttCTTCTCTTCTATAATGAGATAAAATAAAactatattatgtatgtatatagTGTGCTGAGATTAAAATGCAAATTACCAATATAATCGGCTGCATTTCGTCAAAAACCAACACtgacgcaaaaaaaaattgagattgaaCGGTAAAGAAGATAaaagatttgagaaaattccctatttttaatgattcaCGTTCTgtcatttctatttttaaacaTGAAGACACCATTCTTATATACCAGTCGAAAGACAATTAAACCCTACCTGAATTTCTATAAACCtgtttttattctgaaaaaaatttttttcaaaccgttCATCacggttgaaaaaattgtaaaacgtgaacttataatacatataattaaaACTCACGTACTTCTTGATTAATGCCAGGTAGGAAATACAGAAATGACGTACAAAATCGAGTCTCCACACTCTATGTATACGCGATGTCTTTAAAGATCAAAAACAGGTCTTGTCCATATTACTGAACACAAATAGGTACGAGAGAAGTGTGGAAATGACCGCACGGTCAAcgaaggggaggggggaattgaTGGACTCGAAGCACGTGAGAAtcttcattcaaattttgatagtaTCGTTGTTGTATAGGTATAATCTATGTGGTGATATATTATCATATATAAATCGAGACAAAATCATTAACTAGCCGGTAGTCTTTGGGATATATTCGTCGAGTAAACATAGTGTTTTAGTAACATCCGCCGTGTTATTGTTTacaattttgttgttttgttctTTCAGCGAAATCGCGTGTTTGTATTGTTACAGAATCATTTTCTGGTTTGATATCGAATATTTACTACATCTGTTTAGGTATGTAAAgctctacatattttttattatacctaTCTGAAAATATAGCTgttatttttctcctttttttttttcattttcaatataattGTTGGAAATCCCTATAACGAAATTTTTCGCATAGAATTAGTATTCGGTAAtgagtttttggaaaatatgtagACAGGTCCACGATACCTGTCCAACTGTCTAGTCGAATTTaggtatttcattaaaaaccataggagattaaaaaaaatcaatttgaacacTTCGATGTTGGCGTTCTAAAATGATACTTGCTCACAttataaagtgatttttttttttttgcagataacaaatttgaaatgctGTTTTATTACTTGTTTATCGCAATTTTAAGATACAGTGGTGCGATTTCTCTGGGTAGCTTGGAGCACCAAAGAGTTCTCAGAGgagctggtaatttttttcctactacCACCAGTGGTAcgtatatttaaattttaattagctACCTATTACCAACCAcgtaaaaagatgaaaaatttatcatttaatATTTTACCTAATTTAATCCTATCTAGAACCCGAAACCTGCTACACCCCGGATAATCAACTCGGTACGTGCGTTTTCATTAGAAATTGCCAATCACTGTTGACATTGGTGAATCGTTCGGAGGAGCCGATCCGAGTCTATTTGAGGAAATCATTATGCGGAAGGGATCCGAGAAATGGTGTCCCAAAGGTGTGCTGCGCTAAAAGCATAGATCCAGGAAACTCGGGTGATATATTGACTCCTCGAATTCCTGTAGACGAGCCTGTGGAGCCGGATCAAACAACGACACCTGCAACTTCAGTGACCGTGAAAAACGATTATTCCAGATGTGGAAGATCGAGTAGATTGGTTACTAAAATAACTGCTGGAAAAAATGCTGAATTAGGTACTTAGCTACTTTTCtgattacctacctaaaggTATATTCAATAAGGATGGCCTTTGAGTAGCAGTTTTGAGTAATATTggtttattttatgatttttaggtgattggCCATGGATGGCAGCGTTGTTTTATCGTTCcaaaactgattttcatgatgCTCAACCGAAATACAGATGTGGTGGTACTTTGATTTCAAAAGATTGGGTCATTACAGCTGCTCATTGTTTTGATGAAACATCTAATTTGTAAGTTACCTACTTAACagtttggttttttgaatttaattagggcatttgatgaaatgttagGTAccatttttcctgattttttttcattattctttgGAGCACCATAGTTGAgctcatatttgaaaaaaaatatttcatttttttttcaagttaaagaGCTTACAAAGACCACGAGGTCGTTCGCAGGCAGAAATCAAATCTCACAATTTAAGATTTCAGAAATTGTTTCACTTCCTAAAATAAGGATTTTAAtggtaattttgcaaaaaaaaataaaaataaaaattcaatttaactAAGCAACTGTTTTGGTTATATTCTGATTTTCCCATCTTTTTGAGTCTCTTATAATATAAAtgaccaaaaacattttttttttttgaaaaagctgtaaAAATGACGAGAAATATTCAATTGAATTGCTCCAACTTTGCAAAATGTTTGAATCCTAAtcactttttggtttttctatTTAATTTGAAGCTCCACTTcaccatttttgaataaatgaagcattaattttttttcacgattcaattcgacaattttttttcaattttttcaaaatatgactgCACAACTTGTAGCagtctgaacattttttttagaattccaCCTTCCCCATCTCTCCTCTCTAGTTTTgaaaagtatgtttttggtCGTCATGATGAGTCTGAAAATATATTTGTGGAGTAGGAGAGGGGCTTTATAATGAATTTAAAGCTTTAGACAATGGAAAAGAAACttgatctaaaaattttcatatggTTATACACGTTTcaaggaatttttaaaagtccccAATTCAATTGCCTACAATTTTAGCTCATTTAGATTTTTAATCCTATATATCTTTTCTTTgcaaatgttttgaatttgaggtGATCACCTACTGAATTTTTTAGGGGAGAGAGGGAAGGTGCCGGGCCTTTCGTTTCCTTATTTATGTAGTCACTAGTGTTGAAAGTGAGTGTTGAAAGTGGGCCTCAAAAtgctatgaaaaatttttaattgccagtcgatttttttaaatttttaatgccCAATCAGACATTACCATCAGATCAGTTGGGAGCCAAAATAGGCTTGGAGAAATCTTTCCTCCTTCCctccataaaatattttcttgaagAACAAATTTTCCAGGTTTAATTCTTGTAGAGAATTCGAGCCAGGGGCGAATTTGCTTTTTTCCCCTTCTCCTTCCACGACCATGATTAGTAAGAAAAttcgtaagtaggtattcagTTATTCACTTCGAGAATTTCAgaacattttagcaaaaaattaataattatgaaaGAAATAATTTGAGATAGACTGGTATTGtttgaattacctactcgaagAAATATAATCCAAAGAAAATTATTGGGAGGGGGAAGAGAAGatgagtttttttgattttcattcctTGGGCAGGTAAGCAGCAATTCctaaaatgaaaagtaattattttttaaaaacttttttctgttttttttgcaattttcatcgcttgaaattggtttttctttgtttgatttttttctaaaataaaaaaaaatgttttattctcaaaaaaactttgaagctcGTAGAATGCTTCTTTCCACAAGCTTTTGTGCAGAGTTAGCTTTATTACtatctagtatttttttttcaaaatcgtattaaTGGTTCTCAGATTAAATCACGTTTGCAAATAAATTGATAGGGCCActagttgaatttttcacgatttaCATTGCCCTCTTTCCCGCATTTtgctgaatattttttgaaaaaaattgttacatctctaatttaaaatttttaaaatgtaatcgtatcatttttttgagacttgaaattaAAAGACTTAACATAAGAACTAGTTCTTGTGGAGGGCACCTGCGATAACGACTGTAAGCAAATTAATTCCCAactcattttttcttgaaaaaaaaagtcgaatggGGAGTTTGAGAGTGAATTATATAGTTCAggtcaaaaatcaacattttactttattttttaaaaaatagagaaatatTCTAATAGAACAAATTTctggacaaaattttcaaagcattttaattaaattaggtacatatttaaataGGTTCCTACTTAGTTTCTACATAATCTGTATCAAGTCtggaataaaatgataaaaggaataaaataaataataattaattttctccaTGTTTTTCCAGGGTTTCGGTGCGTCTTGGAGATTTAAATCTGAACGATAGTACTGAAGGAGCCAGCCCCATCGATGTACCTGTTCGTGAAGTCATTTTACACCCTGAATACACTACTCGTCCAACAACCAATGATCTTGCACTTGTACGTTTAAGAACCCCTGTCACTTTTACTTGTAAGTATGCAACCTCaatcaaaatacctattttccattttaaaaaatcatttattaacGTTTCATTTCACCTCTTCTTCTTTTTCCTCCCCCTTCAAATtagatattttatattttaaaatattcattcttccttttttcagctttaattcGACCACTTTGCGTCCTAAGTGGTACTCAGCGATTCAGAAGTAATGGATTTTACGAAAATAAACGTCCTTTCATCACCGGCTGGGGTAGACTCAGTTTTCAAGGCGAACTTTCACCAATCCTGCAAGAAGCTCAAATCGATATAGTCGACAATGAAAGATGTACAGCTGATTATGCAAATTTTAGAGCTGTCATCGATCATCGTGTACTGTGCGCTGGCGGCGATGGCAAAGATTCGTGCAGGGTGAGTTTGAAAACCTCATAGGTCAATTTTGACTTCGCAATATTGAATttaagtattaattttcaaaacgcatttttttcaacagggtGATTCCGGTGGTCCTTTGATAATCCCAATTGGAGCTGTTCACTATTTAGCCGGTGTTGTGTCTTTCGGAGTGGGATGTGCAAATCCTGATTTTCCTGGCGTTTATACGAGGGTGGCTGAATTCACCGAGTGGATTTCACGAGTCACCAAGTTACCTATTTAACTTTCATGCTTCCTAAATAATTCTTGTAATTTATATCGACTCAGTACCTGCTTATTTACGTGTAAAatgtcgaattatttttcatatgtGATATATTACTATTTAAgttttttgttataaaattgaTCTATGTActttatgaataaattttttatatacctttttttataaaaaaaaaatgtttattcttttaaattcattacagtataacgattttaaaaactgaatcaCAACTAATCCATCTAATCacatgatttaaaattaaacaaTGAAAAGAAATTGACTGCATGGAACACgagcaaaaaaatatgtttactTCTTTACCAAACACGTATAAAAGTTAACGAACTACTTACTATAATCGTTCTTAAATAAACTCGATAGGGTTGTTAACATCAAattttcgcattaattaattttttattcgtctcagtatttttcctgattttttttttcataggtacctatttgaaagatGTGAATGACCAATACAAACGTGCCGAATAAATAAGCGATCGTGCGAGATAAACAGGATCTATTATTGTGAATAAGTAATCCGCAGGAATCGGTAGGTACTGAATTACCTTGACACTGTACTTTTAAAGATGTTTACAAAGTGGTAATTCGCTCAGTTGCGAACAAAATAGGCATCTATCGGCACGATTCGCTGCATTTGCACGATTATAAAGTGAAAAGTTGTctattttttcgtttcgaatatgtatttttcgattttggtttACTATACGAGTGTTTTTGTTTACCCAGTCTTCAGTTCAAATATCTACGATTCATATTTGCATGATAAATTGATCAATATTGCAAAAACTGGTATTtgatatggttttttttttgttggtaagtGTTGGATATACTTAATATCAAGTGTAGATAGATAAAGCTAATTTCTGAAAGATGGTTGCACGCTAATCATAATTTATATCttctttaataatttaattttagtttttttcgaGTCTGGCTTCGAAGGTGTTTTTATGAATTGGCCATTCTGGCACCCAAGCAgttgtttgcaaatttttccccctcaggctacttatttttttcacttaagaAACTATACAGCAGTAAAATGAAGAGTtaactgaaaaatattcgatgaaacttgaaacatCTTAGTGTAGATTAGGGGAATATTGATAGACAATTTTTACagcatacaattttttgaaaaaaatactgcggaatgattttaagaattttgagtcaatttagAGTGAAAATGTGATCAggttgtatttaaaaaaatagagatgCATATCCATCCAGAAATTTCAACTGCAgttcaaattaaaatgaatttatcaACAAAGTACCCAATACATCTTCTAacttatgtacatatgtaaacATTTGAATAAGCTCTGCCATAAAATTCTAATCGCATCAAATTTCTTGGAAAACGTTTCAATTcgtggaataaaaatttgaaaaatatttttatttttgtattttgtaactttgtgcatcgagtaaataaaaataaaaaactgtacATAACGAATTAAGGTTTTCGTTTTcatgaaattgataaaacttTATACCCGAGCActtatgagtaggtacctacttgataaaaatcacacgaCGATCTAAACTGAATTTCTCATCTTGATAGATGTCACAAATTAACATAAATCTGCGCAAATTAGCGATATAGATAAGTACGAGATTCTCGGACTTATGTAATTTGCAGACCTAATAACCGGTCTTCttacaatttattattttatctacTCGCGAGTTTGTTTTAAAACTAACCGcccattaattaaaattaaatttttgacagtCAATTCTCATCTTGTGGTTTGTTCATTAggcgattatttttttgattcatcttttttcgaatatttatgCGTAACTTTCTAATTTTATCATCTTGCATCAAATATAATTATTCGCGAATCTGCGTAAGTAAGACAAGTAGGTGTCTGTGTCTGTCATCACTTCTTAAGATATCTGCTTGGAGTTAGGCTGCCACGATTTTATTGACGTACAAGATAGTAAACCGCTATGCTGCAGTTTCAAGTGTAAATTTATTGACATGATTATTTAGCACCTCACTACATTGGTGGTTGTGCATGTTTCAATCTTTCTGTTTTACCTACGTAGGTAtgatttaaatttagaatctATCGCATAAGTACGGGCACCATATATTACGTCACAGTATATTATAATACAggttattttaaaattggatattatgtacctaagtaGTAGGTAAGTGGCATTaactatttattttcaattccttACACATTGCatgtttttcattcaacttgaaCTCAAACAAATAAATCATTTCAAGGATTACATATCATCGAATGTTATTCAATTTatgcaaaatcaaaatattagtacctacttacctatttgtaGTCAAGTAAGTGGACAGCTCTGTAGATGAATACAATTTTCATGACTGAAATAAATTGATAAGgggttgaataattttcatataCGTAAATCTCATATCTATTTTAATTTATTGGGAAAATGTTATAGGTGTTTCGTAACGTGTGTCGAATAATTTACGAGTCAGTTACATGGCAACTCAAAACACACAGGTGTTGAATGATTTACGATCGCAGAAATCGAAGGAACAAAATTGGAAGGTGTTTAGTTTTAATTGATTCTTTTTGGTAGCAGTACTCCTTAAATactcattcaacatttttaaaaggcttttatgaacttggaaaaaattgtgaaaattttttgatggtgTCAGACTttcagaaacttgaaaaaaatttcaataaatttctaaCATTACTCAAGCCAGACTTTCAAAGACTGAGAGAAAGGaacaatttctgacattttgtaatgttatctaattttttgggggaaaagtTTGTTAGTTTTAATTCGATTTCAAAGTGTTTTCTCTaacaatataaattttttaaatatcaaaaactttgaaataaatgGCACTTCTCTGAAATTTCTAGGTACTCACACTGAAAAAAACTtaataaagctgaaattacgtcaaaaattcagaaataacACTTTAATATTTAGTCTGACTCTTCTGATTATTTGAAGTGAAAGACATTGATTCCACTTaaccaaaaaacatatccatgatttaaaactttccttggaAAGGATACTTTACATTCATttgttctttgaaaatgatcatttttaaatttaggctactgaacatttaaaaaaaatcggtcATGGGTGTAAAGTCTCCTCTCCAAGGAAAGGTTTAAAATTATGGGTACATTTTTGGTCAAGTTGGCTTATAATGCTCGATCACACATGATCATCCGAACTAGGTCTTGACAgacaatgtttttcaaaaagtgctacAGGATGTTCCATAATAAAATTCACTTTGGACTAGATTTTTCTGTTATAATTTCGATCATCTTtctcaaattatcaattttatgtTAGACACtccatttttataatttttaacgtacgaaaaattaaatgtatttttttgtcagtttttttttccaaataaaattttgaaaagatcaaaaactgaaaaattgctTTTCGAAGAGGAAAATCTGATTcttgccattttaaaaattataattctaaacaattaaacatgatcgatgaaatgaatcgatttcagacgatcgatcaatcgattctcgatctttatcgatttttgatcgcgAGGTCtgtttttcaagctgaaattgatttttcatttccaacacTTCCGATCTAAAATTATGagattgaaaattgcaaatgaatcgatttttcggattcgattaatcgattatcgattatgatcaatttttgaatcgtACAAAATTTATCATTATGAGATTGAAAATAGGGAATGAATCGATTATTGGGATTCGACttatcgattatcgattatgatcgatttttgaaccGAGAGACTATTTTTAAGGATTgagatgatttttaattttgaacaagatcgatcatttttgagattgaaaatgtgaaatgaatCGATTATTGGGATTCGACttatcgattatcgattatgatcgatttttgaaccGAGAGACTATTTTTAAGGATTGATGTGAGATACTATCATGCCGACATTTGGTGTATGTGAGAGGTACAGAAATCACTGGCTGGTGATTTCTATAAGTATTTTGTCAACAACAACTGTTGTTGACAAAGACTTTTTGCTTCAGTGCATCTCGGATTGATCAACTGTTATGCACTTATCGTTCAATATTCATTATTTCTCTTTAAAGGTTAATTGTATTTGTGACTTATTGTCAACGTAAATAATCGCGAATAATTTCAAGattgtttttaaatattttactcTCGTTCTTAGCAAAATTTATACTTCTCTTTAAAGATCAATTATACGTTCGTGAATGCTAAACTTGTTTTCATTTCCGCGAATGTAATATCTATGTGACGATTATCTCCAGCAGGTAAGAG contains:
- the LOC135846040 gene encoding venom protease-like translates to MLFYYLFIAILRYSGAISLGSLEHQRVLRGAGNFFPTTTSEPETCYTPDNQLGTCVFIRNCQSLLTLVNRSEEPIRVYLRKSLCGRDPRNGVPKVCCAKSIDPGNSGDILTPRIPVDEPVEPDQTTTPATSVTVKNDYSRCGRSSRLVTKITAGKNAELGDWPWMAALFYRSKTDFHDAQPKYRCGGTLISKDWVITAAHCFDETSNLVSVRLGDLNLNDSTEGASPIDVPVREVILHPEYTTRPTTNDLALVRLRTPVTFTSLIRPLCVLSGTQRFRSNGFYENKRPFITGWGRLSFQGELSPILQEAQIDIVDNERCTADYANFRAVIDHRVLCAGGDGKDSCRGDSGGPLIIPIGAVHYLAGVVSFGVGCANPDFPGVYTRVAEFTEWISRVTKLPI